TCTTCCAGCTGGCGATCGCCACCAACCTCAACCCCCCGATCCTCTATTCCCGCCACGCCGCACAAGAAGGGTCTCTTGAGAAACGCGAAACCTGCGAAGATGGCTCCCGGTGTCTGTTGGGATCATGCTGCGGCGACGGATGCGCCTTGAACTGCTGCGCGTTGGACAACGGCGGCTGTAAgcccttcccttcctttcccccccccccccccccttcctCTCCACTACTGAGTAGACTAATGAGTGACGGCCATCTACAGTGGGCTGCGGAATCACCGAACGGTGCCAGTTCCGCGGGAATGTGTTTGTCGGGTGTTGTGGGAATCTCCTGGGGTAGGGTCGTTTCGTTCCTTCTTTTCAAGCTGGTGCTGACGGCGCAGGGGCTGCACGGGCGAGGCGACGCATGTCACGGTCCACACGCCCTACTCGACTGTGACGCTCGGGGCGCCGACGGATGCGAGGACTACGCGTACGAGTACGAGGACGactacgacgacgacggagCAGATGTTTACTGCGATTTCGGTGACGAAAAGcgcgactgcgactgcgactgccactgccactgccactgcaACCGGGTCAAGAAGCACGACCACGAGGGAGAGTGAGACTGCGACTGAGGGTGAAACGGGAAGTAGCCCGCATTCTCATCTTGTATCGGTATTGAGCACAAGTGTAGCGGCCGAGACCACGTCTAGTACTAGCCACCGTAGTGCCGCGACCACGGCAGCATTCTCGCCGAATAACAACGGAGCCTCTGCTATGGGAGTGGAAGCGCCCGTTCTGGCTGGGATGGTTGCGTTGGGTGCGGTTTTGTTGTGAGATGATTCAATCGGAGACTGGGAGCCGTATAcgttatatataagtatgTAATTAATGTTTACCCCGcatactctttctctctctctcgtcAGTCGTCAGTCGTCAGTCATCAGTCATCACGGTTCTGGGAAATGTCTCATATGGAGTACAGCAGATAGACGCAGATCGCGATTGCTTACTCGCATCGACTTTCCTTTTCAGGATGCGCCTCGCCTCTCAATACAACCTCGAAAATGTTCCTGAGCCATTCCATCGCTATTCGCCATGGTGGATATTCCGCAGTCAGGAGGTCCAGCCGAGAAGGTTAACTAACCTAAACCCCGCAAAGTGAAAAAAAATCTCGCGAACCGAACTGCAGACAGACAGCAAATCAAATCCATTCAATTCACTCGCGGGCCGGTTATCAACAATATCAGCAGCaccttgatgatctctcaTTATCAATAATCGCAGATTATCTAGACGAGACAGTATCATCTATCTGCGTCCCTCGTGaggggaagaagggaggTATCCGTGTCGGTGTCGGTGTCTGCCGGGCATATATGACCCAGACCGAACCTGTACTGCACGCATCACAATGGACATGTCTGATATTTCTCATTCCCTCATAGTCATCACATAATATTCCCCGCAATTCCCGTGCTGTGATGGACATCGAACACATCAAAGCCGCCGATTCGGCCTCGGTGGACCAGAGCGTGCAGGATGCGCGCGATCTCGCCACAATGGGGCACGACCAGGCCCTGACCCGCAAGTTCGATCTGTGGAGTATGCTCGCGCTGGCGTTTTGCGTCCTAGGTATTCCCTTGCCATTGCCCCTTCTTACTGCATAGTGGCGGACGGGCTAATTGCGAGTAGGAACGTACTCGACTTTCGCGCAGGGCCTCAGC
The Aspergillus fumigatus Af293 chromosome 4, whole genome shotgun sequence DNA segment above includes these coding regions:
- a CDS encoding putative GPI anchored protein, translating into MLLSLVTVISVFQLAIATNLNPPILYSRHAAQEGSLEKRETCEDGSRCLLGSCCGDGCALNCCALDNGGCKPFPSFPPPPPPSSPLLSRLMSDGHLQWAAESPNGASSAGMCLSGVVGISWGRVVSFLLFKLVLTAQGLHGRGDACHGPHALLDCDARGADGCEDYAYEYEDDYDDDGADVYCDFGDEKRDCDCDCHCHCHCNRVKKHDHEGDTSVAAETTSSTSHRSAATTAAFSPNNNGASAMGVEAPVLAGMVALGAVLL